Proteins encoded together in one Xiphophorus maculatus strain JP 163 A chromosome 13, X_maculatus-5.0-male, whole genome shotgun sequence window:
- the LOC102236632 gene encoding protein PRRC2A-like isoform X2, with translation MSERSGQTAKGKEGKTKYASLNLFDTYKGKSLETQKPVVPPRHGLQSLGKVASARRMPPPANLPSLKAENKGNDPNVSLVPKDGTGWASKQEPADPKSTDALSAPQPESQQPVASQIAAPTRPRTPPISEALAPPSTQAVGARSWAQASVTHGTQGDGGKGSNLPSPFSREEFPTLQSAGDQDKAGREPATADQWYGPGPSLRPQNVTSWRDGGGRALAPTLPGEGAAEGGTGGALVMDGAAGVPHPNPQIQGPPRNPPAGSPALPLPQPPVGPGFPPFRGIMPPFMYPPYLPFPGPYGPQGPYRYPPPGEGPPPRFSRGQGPDSRAQGGPRDSGEMVKRPSILKQDDLKELDELDHDGDDGWAGANEEIDYSAKLKFSDDEADEEGDEDKRESKNDSREQQRSQDAPTANSHSRASDSGGESRHTPPSNADGAPQPPSSKPGWAEEGSSGWGNQGAPSSYQGRRPGLGGPREQPSPPPGPLLGPGPYSFYRQDRPHGQGSPLGPGKPAAAAAQLQPATAGPAASSQPGLLVHGSQGDDEDETWRQRRQQSSSEISAAVERARRRREEEERRMEEERRAACAEKLKRLDEKQQQQQGSGPAAAAGSSKTPGLDRNSTAATAGSPSPSISASSPNISQPASPCVDPEEPPVLAAQSGSGSGASDRRRASSNSSYDSTADVQQCPQPAVSQPQQPTLDVPPSVESKEESAGSPHVRAGSGSERGVEPVKMESSGVGVGRQAGGPPGQGYSKYQKSLPPRFQRQQQEQLLKQQQQWQQQQHSQASQSQLSPQPQAPQGPSPGSTPQPGPGPKQGGPLYQPGSMVRPPPLPMNFDPRWIMMPYMDPRVMQGRPPPMEYYSAGMHPSGLIGRERSDSGGSGSEPFDRQQQHPGHPHRGTPPIDPKLAWGPEVFPGGADNRGLTSPLRQKQEEEDVGKGPRSDTPPHRLRDGGLGPVQQPSSSSGTSSQTPPPPVGVQVGSQGGTHHPHHYIGGRGNYSNFPDQGARMPPHPQQRQGERGNQPHGFTHPDDGPSRGPQQVQIWGAPHSHYDRNGRADLPTVEGSAHLPHHHSHHHQQPQFPLNPHKVENSRDRGGEAPAKKTDSSPPLHQPSLSSSCSSSSSSAREDGKAAQHHPPPLREGEAVVGERGSNSHMKPDKPGPTFLAHSNQNPLQHGGHNQTQQHPHSKSNQRGGREHKTETQWGPRPGSNSMGGGSSHGRRGNNAGGGRGEDPSSTPSDHKPSNQTGGSNPNKRAGPIKKPLLKEIKREGVEVDGGDKPGKEKEQDGGQPASMKQDASSMPQNASTATKEEQNHTAKARSGGKERASGGGGGSGRGSKEVDSLSSGFPSRRERDRSFERGGMPAKGGRPSRGRGGEFYRGGRGYRGTYTASAGPAGGGRGRMGARSGRDYRSSTGGGHHQEAKGDGSGVRHGQDRSQHNPARARNRSETRSEGSEYEEIPKRRRERGSETGSESGGSDLGHSDKEEHQKPNSKNCSGNAGATGNVSSVAPRVSQARVFTPRGVPSRRGRGGGGGGGNMYRGSGTVGGPVGGHRVGPGSGSYAGSSKSATSGRKQQGPPLTSGPKDLGRGGGAGEKKDKVVDGGQNQGVNPPPPSLPATTPPAVASAENGGVIIQQAATNPAPNSNAPPHPANRGHPPGGFDRPPRRRRHGRSQHQQDKPPRFRRLKERENAARINGGVGVIGGGRPSSPSLNSVQDSNGGPVVAPVAGNAPNHGSTLSTNNNNNSGQPNNTNNHHHYNQSNSAPAHAQHHHNHGAKSPDFTNQNSDQANEEWETASESSDFTEFRDRDAGGGKSYVSHHHHHPGRGGGGGLVDRDMAGKEPSANKRSFSSQRPGMERQNRRVSAGGGGGRGPRGPPGGGGSGAPANGGGNRGEKRGNWPSPKNRK, from the exons ATGTCAGAGCGCTCTGGGCAAACTGCAAAGGGGAAGGAAGGCAAAACCAAGTATGCGTCTCTCAACTTGTTTGATACATACAAAGGAAAGAGCCTTGAAACACAAAAGCCTGTTG TTCCCCCCCGCCATGGCCTGCAGTCTCTTGGTAAAGTTGCCTCCGCGCGGCGCATGCCACCACCTGCCAACCTGCCCAGTCTGAAGGCGGAGAACAAAGGCAACGACCCCAACGTCTCGCTCGTTCCCAAAGACGGCACAGGATGGGCAAGCAAACAGGAACCAGCAGACCCAAAGAG taCCGATGCATTGTCAGCACCGCAGCCGGAATCGCAGCAGCCTGTGGCTTCACAGATAGCTGCACCGACCCGCCCGAGAACCCCACCAATTTCAGAG GCTCTGGCCCCACCTTCAACACAGGCCGTAGGGGCAAGGTCGTGGGCACAGGCCAGCGTTACACATGGAACACAAGGGGATG GTGGAAAGGGATCAAACCTACCGTCGCCGTTCTCTCGCGAGGAATTTCCCACCCTGCAGTCGGCTGGCGACCAGGACAAAGCTGGCAGAGAACCGGCCACTGCAGATCAGTGGTATGGGCCCGGACCAAGCCTCCGCCCCCAGA ACGTTACAAGTTGGCGGGACGGTGGGGGCCGAGCCTTGGCGCCCACCCTGCCTGGGGAGGGGGCAGCGGAGGGGGGCACAGGTGGAGCGCTGGTGATGGATGGGGCAGCTGGGGTCCCCCATCCAAACCCCCAGATCCAAGGGCCACCTAGGAATCCCCCTGCAGGCAGCCCCGCCTTGCCCTTGCCCCAGCCCCCCGTGGGGCCCGGGTTTCCTCCATTTCGAGGGATCATGCCACCCTTC aTGTATCCCCCCTATCTCCCGTTCCCGGGCCCCTATGGCCCTCAGGGGCCCTACAGGTACCCGCCACCTGGGGAGGGGCCACCTCCAAG GTTCTCTCGTGGACAGGGGCCTGACAGCAGGGCCCAGGGCGGCCCTCGGGATTCAGGGGAAATGGTGAAACGCCCCTCCATCTTGAAGCAGGACGACCTGAAGGAGCTGGATGAACTGGATCACGACGGAGACGATGGCTGGGCAG GGGCGAATGAGGAGATTGATTACTCCGCCAAGCTGAAATTCAGTGACGATGAAGCTGATGAAGAGGGAGACGAAGACAAAAGGGAGAGCAAGAATGACTCGCG TGAGCAGCAGAGGTCCCAGGACGCTCCCACTGCAAACTCTCACTCCCGAGCCTCGGACAGCGGCGGGGAAAGTCGCCACACGCCTCCCTCGAACGCTGACGGAGCCCCACAGCCCCCCTCCAGCAAGCCAGGATGGGCCGAGGAGGGAAGCAGCGGCTGGGGAAACCAGGGGGCGCCTTCCAGCTATCAG GGGCGCAGGCCTGGATTGGGTGGCCCCCGGGAGCAGCCCTCCCCCCCACCTGGGCCGCTCCTCGGACCAGGGCCCTACTCCTTTTATCGACAG GACCGGCCGCACGGTCAGGGTTCGCCCCTCGGCCCGGGAAAACCCGCCGCTGCCGCCGCCCAGCTCCAGCCAGCAACAGCGGGTCCGGCCGCCTCCTCTCAGCCCGGCCTGCTGGTCCACGGCTCCCAGGGAGACGACGAAGACGAGACCTGGCGTCAGCGCCGGCAGCAGTCCTCCTCTGAGATCTCTGCGGCCGTTGAGCGAGCCCGTCGCCGACGTGAGGAGGAGGAACGCAGGATGGAGGAGGAGCGACGGGCCGCCTGCGCCGAGAAGCTGAAGAGGCTCGacgagaagcagcagcagcagcagggcagCGGCCCGGCAGCCGCCGCCGGCAGCAGCAAGACCCCCGGCCTCGACAGGAACTCTACCGCTGCTACGGCCGGCAGCCCCAGTCCGTCGATTTCAGCGTCCTCCCCGAATATCAGCCAGCCGGCCTCCCCCTGCGTGGACCCCGAAGAGCCTCCGGTGCTGGCAGCCCAGTCCGGGTCCGGCTCTGGAGCGAGCGACCGCCGGCGAgccagcagcaacagcagctacGACTCGACTGCAG ATGTCCAGCAGTGTCCCCAGCCAGCTGTGTCCCAGCCACAGCAGCCCACTCTGGATGTCCCTCCGTCAGTGGAGAGTAAGGAAGAGTCCGCAGGCAGTCCTCACGTCCGTGCAGGAAGTGGCAGTGAAAGAGGCGTCGAGCCGGTGAAGATGGAGAGTTCTGGTGTAGGAGTGGGCCGTCAAGCCGGCGGTCCTCCTGGCCAGGGTTACTCCAAGTACCAGAAGTCTCTACCGCCTCGCTTTCAGAGGCAGCAGCAG GAGCAGCttctgaagcagcagcagcagtggcagcagcagcagcacagtcAGGCTTCCCAGAGTCAGCTGTCCCCCCAGCCCCAGGCGCCTCAGGGTCCGTCCCCAGGCTCCACCCCCCAGCCGGGCCCAGGGCCAAAGCAGGGCGGACCCCTCTATCAGCCAGGCAGCATGGTGCGACCTCCACCTCTGCCCATGAATTTTGATCCTCGCTGGATTATGATGCCCTACATGGACCCTCGCGTGATGCAAGGTCGCCCTCCTCCCATGGAATATTATTCAGCTGGCATGCACCCGTCTG GGCTTATTGGTCGTGAACGATCCGATTCAGGAGGCTCTGGTTCAGAACCTTTcgacaggcagcagcagcatcctggCCACCCTCACCGTGGGACCCCCCCTATAGACCCAAAGCTGGCCTGGGGGCCGGAGGTGTTCCCTGGAGGAGCGGATAACCGCGGCCTGACGTCTCCGTTGAGAcagaagcaggaggaggaggatgtggGGAAAGGGCCCAG AAGTGACACTCCTCCACACCGCCTGCGCGACGGAGGACTGGGACCAGTTCAGCAGCCCAGCTCATCATCTGGGACCTCCAGTcaaactcctcctcctcccgttGGTGTGCAAGTTGGCAGCCAGGGAGGCACACACCACCCTCATCACTACATCGGAGGGCGGGGCAACTACAGCAACTTCCCCGACCAGGGTGCAAGGATGCCTCCCCACCCGCAGCAGAGGCAGGGCGAAAGAGGCAACCAGCCCCACGGCTTCACCCATCCAGATGACGGGCCTTCTCGAGGGCCTCAGCAGGTGCAGATATGGGGAGCCCCACATTCTCATTACGACCGTAACGGCCGTGCAGACCTCCCCACCGTGGAGGGCAGCGCTCATCTTCCCCACCACCACAGCCACCACCATCAACAGCCTCAGTTCCCCCTGAACCCCCACAAAGTAGAAAACAGTCGTGACAGGGGTGGCGAGGCTCCCGCCAAGAAGACGGACTCTTCTCCACCTCTTCACCAGCCATCCCTGTCATCCTcatgctcctcttcctcctcctctgccagGGAGGATGGGAAGGCGGCCCAGCATCACCCGCCACCTCTGAGGGAGGGTGAGGCTGTTGTAGGCGAGAGAGGCAGCAACAGTCACATGAAACCAGACAAACCAGGCCCCACGTTTCTGGCCCATTCCAACCAAAACCCTCTTCAGCATGGCGGTCATAATCAGACTCAGCAGCATCCTCACTCTAAATCAAACCAAAGAGGAGGGCGCGAGCATAAAACGGAGACGCAGTGGGGCCCACGGCCTGGAAGCAACAGCATGGGCGGGGGATCCTCCCACGGCAGGAGGGGTAATaatgcaggaggaggaagaggagaggaccCCTCCAGTACTCCATCAGACCACAAACCCTCCAACCAGACAGGAGGCAGCAACCCCAACAAGAGGGCTGGTCCAATCAAGAAGCCTCTGCTGAAGGAAATAAAGAGGGAAGGAGTGGAGGTTGATGGAGGAGACAAACCAGGCAAGGAGAAAGAGCAAGATGGCGGCCAACCCGCCTCCATGAAGCAGGACGCCTCCTCTATGCCCCAGAATGCCTCGACTGCAACAAAAGAGGAGCAGAATCATACAGCTAAAGCCAGGAGTGGAGGGAAAGAACGGGCCtctggaggtggaggagggtcCGGCAGAGGGTCCAAGGAAGTAGACTCATTGTCTTCTGGGTTTCCCTCCAGGAGGGAGAGAGACCGCTCCTTCGAAAGAGGCGGAATGCCTGCGAAAGGGGGCAGACCCAGTCGGGGACGAGGAGGAGAGTTCTACCGCGGTGGCCGTGGTTACCGGGGTACGTACACTGCCAGTGCTGGACCAGCTGGCGGCGGTCGTGGTAGGATGGGAGCGAGGAGTGGGAGAGACTACCGCTCCTCTACTGGGGGCGGCCACCACCAAGAAGCCAAGGGTGATGGATCTGGTGTTCGGCACGGCCAGGACCGGTCTCAGCATAACCCGGCGAGAGCGAGGAATCGCAGCGAGACCCGCAGCGAGGGCTCAGAGTATGAAGAAATACCCAAGAGGAGGAGGGAGCGAGGTTCGGAAACGGGCAGCGAGAGTGGGGGCAGTGACCTCGGTCACTCTGACAAGGAAGAACACCAGAAACCCAACTCCAAGAACTGTTCAGGGAACGCCGGAGCCACGGGGAATGTCTCTTCAGTGGCACCCAGAGTTTCTCAGGCTCGCGTGTTCACCCCCAGGGGGGTTCCCTCTAGAAGGGGCCGGGGTGGAGGCGGCGGAGGGGGAAACATGTACAGGGGCAGTGGCACCGTTGGAGGGCCTGTTGGGGGTCACCGGGTCGGACCTGGCTCAGGTTCTTACGCCGGGTCATCAAAGTCTGCCACTTCAGGCCGGAAACAGCAAGGTccacctctgacctctggacCCAAAGATCTGGGTCGAGGGGGGGGTGCAGGAGAAAAGAAGGACAAGGTGGTAGATGGAGGTCAGAATCAAGGGGTCAACCCGCCTCCGCCATCTTTACCTGCCACGACGCCTCCTGCTGTGGCGTCCGCTGAGAACGGAGGAGTGATCATCCAACAAGCTGCAACCAATCCCGCCCCGAACTCAAACGCCCCCCCACATCCTGCGAACCGGGGCCACCCTCCCGGTGGGTTCGACCGACCCCCAAGGCGACGCCGTCATGGCCGCTCTCAACACCAGCAGGACAAGCCTCCCCGCTTCCGCAGATTGAAGGAGCGAGAGAATGCCGCGCGCATCAACGGCGGTGTCGGCGTCATCGGCGGCGGCAGACCTTCGTCTCCTTCCCTGAATTCGGTTCAGGACAGTAATGGAGGTCCGGTGGTTGCCCCCGTCGCAGGAAATGCCCCGAACCACGGCTCCACTCtgagcaccaacaacaacaacaacagcggGCAGCCcaacaacacaaacaaccaTCACCACTACAACCAGAGCAACTCTGCCCCAGCCCACGCCCAACACCACCACAACCACGGAGCCAAGTCTCCGGACTTCACCAACCAGAACTCGGACCAGGCCAACGAGGAGTGGGAAACCGCCTCCGAGAGCAGCGACTTCACCGAGTTCAGAGACAGGGACGCCGGAGGGGGGAAGTCCTACGTCTCCCATCATCACCACCACCCGGGTagaggcggcggcggcggtcTGGTGGATCGAGATATGGCCGGTAAAGAGCCTTCTGCGAATAAACGAAGCTTCTCCAGCCAGCGTCCCGGGATGGAGCGACAGAACAGGAGGGTCAGCGCCGGAGGAGGCGGAGGGAGAGGCCCTCGCGGCCCCCCGGGCGGTGGCGGCTCCGGTGCTCCAGCCAACGGAGGTGGCAACCGTGGGGAGAAACGTGGCAACTGGCCATCGCCCAAAAATAGGAAGTGA